Sequence from the Herbaspirillum sp. meg3 genome:
GCCTCGACCTACGTCATCGCCATGCGGTCGATTCCACTGATTCTGGTGCTGTTCTGGATATTCTTCCTGATGCCTTTGGCTTTGCAGTTTCTCTTGGGAGCGGGCGCGCCCGTCAAGGTCGATGGAAAACAAACGGCGATGGTCACGTTCAGCCTGTTTGAATCGGCTTACTTCTGTGAGATTGTTCGCTCGGGCATACGCTCGGTATCTGCAGGCCAGCGCTCTGCTGCATTCGCGCTCGGTCTCAATCCGGTGCAGACGATGGGCTATGTGATATTGCCGCAAGGATTGCGCAATATGTTGCCGATCTTTCTGACCCAGGTCATCGTGCTCTTTCAGGATACTTCGCTGGTTTATGTGATTTCTGTCACGGATTTCATGGGCGCTGCTGCCAAGATCGGTGAGCGCGACGGCAGCCTGATCGAACCGTATCTGTTCGTCGCGGCGATTTATCTCGTGATCAGTGTGGCGATAGCCGAAAGCGCAGCCCGGATGTTTCGCAAAAAGACCGCACGCGTTTAACTACAAGGAAAATTCATGCTCGCAATAGACAATCTGTCGAAATGGTATGGCGACTTCAAGGTTCTCAGCGACTGTTCCGTTCGCATCGACAGGTGCGACGTCGTGGTCATTTGTGGGCCGTCCGGTTCAGGAAAGTCTACGTTCATCAAGACGATCAACGGTCTGGAACCGTTCGATCAAGGGCGTATCTCGATACAGGGAATCGCCGTCAGCTCAACTATGCTGCGCAGCGCGGCGCATCGACGACGCGTCGGGATGGTATTTCAGAACTTCGAATTGTTTGGTCACCTTAGTGTGTTGGAAAATCTCAATCTTGCTCAACGAAAGGTACT
This genomic interval carries:
- a CDS encoding amino acid ABC transporter permease yields the protein MTLDFGIVSDNISYIANGFAFTLQLTAVATVIGMLLGLMLALARESKVQLVARCASTYVIAMRSIPLILVLFWIFFLMPLALQFLLGAGAPVKVDGKQTAMVTFSLFESAYFCEIVRSGIRSVSAGQRSAAFALGLNPVQTMGYVILPQGLRNMLPIFLTQVIVLFQDTSLVYVISVTDFMGAAAKIGERDGSLIEPYLFVAAIYLVISVAIAESAARMFRKKTARV